The Blastopirellula sediminis sequence CTGCCGGACATGCTCGATTCGCTCAAGAAGCAGAAGCAGATCAAGAAGGTCGCCGGCATGAAGCAGCGCCTGAGCGACGCCAAACGCCGGAAAGCGCTGGAAGACGGCAGCAATAAAGACGAGTAATTTGTCGTTTTTCTCGGATTGTTTATTTTCGCCGGACTTGGCGCGAATTTTCGAGACTTTCGCTGGTCCTCCTGTTCAACGCCCCCCTTCTTCCGTCAGATTGGTACGCAATGCGCCGATTCCTTTTTTCGGGGAAGCGGACGCGTACAATTACCAGCGGAAGCGAGTCGGGCGATTATGATCAGCGTCTTCGAGCTATTCACGATTGGAATTGGACCCTCGAGTTCTCACTCGGTCGGGCCGATGCGGGCCGCGCATCGCTTTCTGGCCGATCTCGCCGCCGCCGGCCAAATGGAAAAAGTGGCCCGCGTTCAGGCCGAACTGTACGGCTCGCTGGCTTTGACCGGCATCGGGCACGGTACCGACAAAGCGGTCCTGGTCGGACTGGAAGGGGAAACCCCCGAAGCGGTCGACCCCGAGTCGATCGTCCCGACCGCCGAGCGGATCGAATCAACCAGCAAACTGAACCTGGCTGGCCAACGCGAGATCCCGTTCGACTGCGAAACTGACCTACTGTTCCATCGCCGTAAATCGCTGCCGGCCCATCCCAACGGGCTGAAATTCACCGCGTATGACGCCGCCGGCGCCATCCTGCAGGAGACCGCCTATTACTCGATCGGCGGCGGTTTCGTCGTTTCGGAAGAAGAGCTGGCGAAAGGCCCGCAGCCCGACGCGGTGAAGTTCCCCTACCCATTTGAAAAGGCGGCCGATCTCCTCCGCATCTCGCAAGAAACCGGTCTGCCGTTCAGCGGCATCATGCTGGAGAACGAAAAGTCGCTTCGGAGCGAAGCGGAAGTTCGCGAGGGGCTAAAGAAGATCTGGGAAGCGATGCAGGCCTGCGTCGAGAAAGGCCTGTCGACCGACGGCGTCCTTCCCGGCGGATTGAAAATCAAACGCCGCGCCCACGCGATCACCAAGGAGCTGATGAAGCGCTACGGCGGCGCGAACGATCCGCTGTCGGTCCTCGACTGGGTCAACGCCTTCGCGATGGCGGTCAACGAAGAGAACGCGGCCGGCGGCCGAGTCGTCACCGCGCCGACCAATGGCGCGGCCGGCATTATCCCGGCGGTGCTTCACTACTATGCCCGCTTTTGCCCGCAGGCCAATGAAGACGGCATCATCCGCTTCCTGCTGACCGCCGGCGCGATCGCGGTTCTTTACAAGAAGAACGCGTCGATCTCCGGCGCCGAAGTTGGATGCCAGGGAGAAGTCGGCGTCGCCTGTTCGATGGCGGCCGCCGCGCTGACCGAAGTGTTGGGCGGAACGCCGCAGCAGGTCGAACAAGCGGCTGAAATCGGGATGGAGCACAATCTCGGTCTGACCTGCGATCCGATCGGCGGCCTGGTGCAAGCTCCCTGCATCGAACGGAACGCGATGGGCGCCACCAAAGCGATCAACGCGTCGCGACTTGCACTGCGCGGCGACGGCACGCATCACGTGTCGCTCGACCGCGTCATCAACGTCATGCGCCGCACCGGCGCCGACATGTCGAAGAAGTACAAAGAAACGTCCCGCGGCGGTTTGGCGGTCAACTGGACCGAGTGCTAGGCGCGATCCACTGGCGCCATGCTTTCACGGCGTCTTCGCCGGGTAAGCATGTCTTTAATGCGTAAAATCAGGACGAAGACATGCTCATTCCGCGAAGACGCGGCAAGAGTGCATGGCGCCAGGCGCTACTCACTAGCGATTTCTAAGAGCCGGCGTCGGCAAAAGGCGGATCGTTCCTGGTCGCCGAATTTCTCAAACAGCCCGACCAGCCGTGCAATGCAGCAGGTGCAGTCGACCGAATAGAGCTCTTTGGTCGTCGCGTCGGCGATCGCCAGGTACGCTTTCTCCCATTCTTCCAAGATGCAGTAGAGGGTCGCCAGCGAAATTCGATAGCGAAAGATACGCGGCGCCAGGTCGATCAAGCGTTCGACCAGCGGGATCGACTTTTCCGCAGGTTCCCCGGCTCGCGTCATGTAGAAGACGACGCCGTACAGGGCGGAATGACTCTCCGGATTTCGGCGAACGGCCGTTTCGCAGACTCGCTTCGCCAGCTCAAACTCTTGCAAACGGCCAAGTCCTTCGGCCAGCGACGAGAGGAGGGACGTCGGAAAGTCGTAACGCTCGGCCAATGCGTAATAGATCTCACGCGCTTCTTCGATGTCGCCCGACTCGCAATAGCATTCGGCGATCGCCAGCTGCGCCGCCATCGAAAGAGGCTGCAGCTTTTGGGCTTCGAGCAGAGGTCTTAGCGCCAAGTGGTGTTCTCCCTGCATTTGCAGGATCACCCCTTTCAACTCGAGCGCATCGGCGGCGACGTCTCCGTCGGCGAGCGCCGCTTCGACATGACGAAGCGCCTCGGGCAACAGACCCCGGCTGTAGCACGCCACGGCGCGTTGTAAGCGATCTTGCATCTCAGAAATCCCTCCAAGCGATTCAGTTGGCAAGCGCGAAGGGGCGTGCGACTTAGTCGTCGCCATCCTCTTCGTCGCTCGGTCGGTACGACGAAACCGTCTCGTATTCGATCTGCGCCAAGCGGGCATGACACGCTTCGGCTCGCTCCTCTTCGCCGCAAGCCGCCAACAGCAGTCGTAACCGTTGCAGCGAAGCGACGCAGTCGAGCGACTCGACCTCGATGACTCGCAACCGGCGAACGGCGTCCAGACGCCGCCCCGCTTCGACCAACCGCTTGATCACCGCGATCTTGTAGTGGAGATTCTTCGGCTGCAGACGTTCGGCCTGCAGCAACATCGGGAGCGCCGCTTGGGGACCAAGTCCCGATCGTTCCAGGCCGTCGGCGACCAACATCAGCAGCCGATGGTTTTCCCGAAAACGGCGGAGCGTCAAAAGTCCAAGCTCCACTCCTTCTCCAATCGCGTCGACCCGCAGTAAGCCGCGCACCGTATCGACCGCATCCGCCTCATCGAGATTCTCGATCGTCGCCAGATGCCGGTAGATGCAGGCCGCCAGATCCGGACGCTGCGTGCGGAGGTAACATTCGGCCAGACGGCACTGAGCCGCCGCCGAGAGAGGAAGGAGAATCGCGGCGATTTCGAGCGCTGCGGCGGCCGCCGACAAGTCGCCCAGGTCGAAATGAATCTGCCCGGCTAACTCCCAGCAGCGACCATCGGCATCCCACTGGTCCCGAATTCGGCCAAGCACATGCAGTGCCTGACCGCTTCGTCCCTGGCGAAACCGATCCGCAGCAAGCGCGTAATAATCGACCATTCTCTCCCTTTCGTGCCGAAGCCAGCGGTCGCAACGACCGGTCGGTAACCAACCGGCGTCCGCGTCGAGCCAACCAAGTTCGCCGCAATCGGCGAATCGGACGGTCCTTCCAGCAGGGCTGGCTCTCAGTCGTAAAAACCGAGCAGGCTGGCAGCTGAAATGATAGTGAGTCTCAATAGCGACAATGGTAGCAGGGGTCTTTTGTCGCGTCAACAGATTTACCAGCGGATTTATGGTTCGACGTATCTTCTCAGTACGTCAGTGCTTGAATCGATCTCGACGGAATCGAGGAGGGCTAGGGCCTCAATCCGTTAGTTCTTCTGTGGCGGGTTGTAGGGGCGAGAGAGCAATCCAGGAGCGGATTCGGAATGGGGATCGGAAGTTTCTTTTCCCTCCGATGGGCCGTCGATTGGCGGTTCAATCGGCTCGATTTCGCCGACGCAATTGTCTGCTAGAGAGAACTCATAAAATGGAATGCCGCGTTTCAAGCCTGCAGCGGCAACATCAAGGTTCTGGCGAAAGCCGGCTCAAGTTACGTCAAAAAGGACGACGGACCTACGTTTGCTACTCCACTACGGCTGGATGATCTCGAATACTGAAACAACTGCACGTTCCCTGCCCGGCGACGACGACGAAAACGAGTGAACCATGACCACTGAAGATTTCCAAATCCGGCAACTCGCCGACGAACTCCAGCCGCCCGAGTCCGGCAAGCAGAGCATCGTGCTCGCCGACGATGCCATTACAAAAGTTGTATTGTTCGCCTTCGCCGCTGGTGACGGACTCGCTGAACACGTTGCTCCACTGCCAGCGATTATCCAGATCATCAAGGGTGAAGCTTCACTGACGGTCAACGAGGAGACCGTGGTAGGCAAGTCGGGCACATGGATTCAGATGGCTGCCAAAACGCCGCACAGCGTCAAAGCCCAAACGCCTGTGGTGATGTCGCTGACGTTGATGAAGAAGTAGCGATGCCGACAAATCAAACATCAACCCCAGATCAATCGCCACAAGGAATCAACCGCCGGCAACTGATTCTGCGACTAGCCTGCCTGCCTGTATTCTTCGCCCTGTTCATGTTTCTTCCCGCAGGAACATGGACGTGGCCGAAAGGCTGGCTGTTCATCCTCGTTCTATTGGGCATCATTTTGGTGGGGTCGCTGATTCTTCAGCGTGTGAATCCCGAAGTCATCGTTGCCAGAAGACGCATCCACAAAGGAACAAAACCTTGGGACAAGATTCTGCTCTGGCTTTACGTTACGACGACCTTGGCTGCCGTACCCGTTGCGGCTTTGGATGAGAGCCGGTACCACTGGTTCCCGGTTCCTTGGTGGGTTTGCGGCATCGGCTACGCTGTGCTGCTTGCGGGGTGTGGAATCGTCACTTGGGCCGAGGGAGTGAACAAGTTCTTTGAAATCACCGTGCGGATTCAGACAGACCGCGGGCATACGGTGATCGACAAAGGCCCCTATGCCATCATTCGTCATCCCGGCTATGTCGGGGCGATTTTCACTGCAATTGGCGTGGCACTATCGTTAGGGTCTTTGTGGGCTTTGATTCCTGCGGGTGTTGCCTCAATCGTGTTGATCGTACGGACCGAGTGGGAGGACCAAACTTTGCAGGATGAATTGACCGGGTACAAAGAATACGCTCAGAGAGTCCGGTACAAGCAGATTCCGGGCGTCTGGTAACGAGAAAGAACGCACGACGAGACAATAGGGTGTTCATCGCCACGAGTCGCTTCTCGTGGCAGCACGATGTCGACCTCTTCTGAGCGGCAGATTCTCCAGAAGTGTGCCGCCGAGACGATTCGCTAAATTGCGTCTTCAGATTCGAGTTGTGGAGTCAGCACCAGTAACGTCGAATCCTTGAAATCCTCTGTTTGAACTGCACGCTTGATGACGTAAACCAGTGGTTAGAAATAAGAAAGCCCTTCGGCCTGTTGGCCAAAGGGCTTGTCTTGAAAGATAGTCGAGGTGGCAGGATTTGAACGTTTTCAGAACCGCGTCTCTACGCGAAGTGCTGCACCGCGTTCTGGAAGATCTTCAAACCGTCCTCACTTCCCCCGCGTCGCTTAGGGTAACGTCATGCAATCAACGGCCGGGTCCGATTTGAGCGATTCTCTCCCAATCCATTCGTGTTGGATGCCTCGCATTAACAGCGCCGAATCAAGCTCGATCGATCCCATTGGAAAGAGGTTTTGATCCTCAAAATAGCTCGATTCGACCCGCTCGATTTTCAGTGGTTGGACTTCCCAATTGAAGGATCGAAGTTCCAGTCCGTCGTACTCGTTGGTTTGGGCCGCATCCGAGTAACCAACACAGCCGGATTCAAAAAAGTCCGACGCCTCCTGTAGCGAAGAAAATATGGAGTTGGTCGGCAACTCCGCGGCAATCGAAGCTTGGACCGCGACGTGCGTTTTTTGATCGTCGCTGTCGAGATCAAGACGGTAGCGTTCTTCCTGCTCGTCAACTCGGAACCGTGCGTGATGATGAACGCCAGGAAACAGTCTGCCTCCCGCGAAAGCGTTTAGCCGAGACGAGGTGTCTCGTCGCGGAATGTAGACCCCTTGGTGCGTTTGCCCGTTTTGATCCCATTCGACCGCAAATCGATGGGCGGCATTTTCGGAAGAGATGCCCAGAAAGCCGGGCAATGGTCGCGGCACAATGTTCTTCAGGCGAATCAGACAAATCCCGGCCATGCCGAAGCCGTGGACCAGCTTCGGTCGAAACGGGGACGGAAGGAGCTTGGCGAGCGTGTCGGGATCGACGCGATAATTGACCAAGATTCGACGGTCGATCGTGCCGGTGATGGTTGGAATTCGCATAGTTCGTGCTCCCCTGAAGTAGATAACCGCAAACTTCGCCCCGGCGGTAACAGGTGGGAGCGAGAAGTTTCTGATGAACCACCAGATTCAACCGGACGGTTCGTTTTTGTTGATTCGAGAGTCGATCGATAAAACAGGATGTCACCCAAACGAGAACCTGCTAGGCTCATGAGAATTGCCCAATTCTGAACGTGTCAAAACCAAATCGAGTAGTCGTCGCGAATGATCTTGCAGACGGAACGCCTGGTTCTCAGGGGGTGGAATGACGCCGACCTGGCGCACTTCGCGGAACTCAATGCCGATCCCCTGGTCATGGAATTCTTCCCGGCGCTGTTAAGCAGGGTCGAAAGTGACGCGATGGCCATGCGAATGCAGAGGCACCTAGATCAGTACGGCTGGGGGCTGTGGGCCGTCGAGGTGCGCGAAACAGGTTTATTCGCGGGATTCATTGGACTAGCAGAGCCGAAGTTCCAAGCCGACTTCACTCCCTGCGTTGAAATTGGTTGGCGTCTGGGAACGCCATTCTGGCGAAAAGGGTATGCGACAGAAGGGGCGGCGGCCGTCCTCGCGTTTGGTTTCGGCGAACTCGGACTTGGCGAAATCGTCTCGTTCACGACCGAGTCCAATTGGCGTTCTCGTCGCGTCATGGAACGAATCGGCATGACCCGCGATCCGACTGGCGACTTTGATCATCCGAGTTTGCCGGGTGAGTCACATCTCCGCCGCCATGTCCTTTATCGCAAGGCTGCGAACCGCATCTAGAAGCCAATGCGATGCGGCGGCAAGATTTGCACGTTCGCGCAGAACCGATCGCCTCTACGCGAAGTACTGCACCGCGTTCTGGAAGATCTTCAAACCATCTCCCACTTCCCCCGCTTCGCCGCGCGTCCAGCGCGGGTGATGCGTCGGATCGAGGTGACGTTCGGGATGCGGCATCAGGCCGAAGACGCGGCCGGTTGCGTCGCAGGCTCCGGCGACTCCCAGTTGGGCGCCGTTCGGGCAATCGGGGAAGGCCGCTTCTCCGCCGGCGGCGTTGGTGTAGCGGAGAGCCAGTTGCCCGGCCGTTTCGAGCGACTTCAGCATCGCGGCGTCGCGAGCGGCAAAGCGTCCTTCGGCATGCGCGACCGGTAGGTACATCTTTTCAATGTCTTTGAGGAAGACGCACTTGTCGCCGAAGGTCTTCAGGTGAACCCAGCGATCGACGAACCGCTGCGACTCGTTCCAGGCCAAGGTCGCCGGCGGGTGGCCGTCGTCGGAGTCAGGAAGCAGGATCCCGGACTTCAGCAAGATCTGGAAGCCGTTGCAGATCCCCAGGACCAGCTTGCCGGCGTCGATGAACTCACGCAGCACGTCATCCAGGTGATGACGAATCTGGCTACCGACGATGCGGCCGGCGGCGATATCGTCGCCGTAGCTGAATCCGCCGGGCAGGCAGAGAATCTGAAAGCCTTCGGCCAGGCTCGGCTGATCGAGCAAGCGGTTCAGGTGAACGCGCTCGGCCTGGCCGCCGGCAAGCTGAAACGCAAACGCCGTTTCGCGATCGCAATTGGTGCCGGGGGCTCGCAGGATCAAGGCCTTGGGAGTCGCCATCGTCGGTTACTTTTTCTTGAAAGGTGCTGCAAACGGGAATTGAGATAATCGGGTCGTCTACCAATCGAGCGGCGACAACCAGGCTTGCTTCAGCTGGTCGAGCTTCGCCGCAACGAGCGTCGTCTTGTCGTGCGAGATCGTGACCGTCGGTTCGGCGACGACCGTACCGATTGCGGCGTGCGGAACGCCGGCCATGAGCGACTGGAACTGCTTTTCGTGATCAGCCGGGACTTCGACCAGGAAGCGGGTGTTCGATTCGCTGAAGAGCAAGCTGACCGCGTGCTTGGCCGCTTCGTCATGCGGCATCGCGTCGAGCGAGACTTCGGCGCCCAGACCGCCGGCGAACGCCATTTCGGCGAGCGCGACCGCCAAGCCCCCTTCCGACAGGTCGTGACACGCACGAACCAGGCC is a genomic window containing:
- a CDS encoding tetratricopeptide repeat protein; the encoded protein is MQDRLQRAVACYSRGLLPEALRHVEAALADGDVAADALELKGVILQMQGEHHLALRPLLEAQKLQPLSMAAQLAIAECYCESGDIEEAREIYYALAERYDFPTSLLSSLAEGLGRLQEFELAKRVCETAVRRNPESHSALYGVVFYMTRAGEPAEKSIPLVERLIDLAPRIFRYRISLATLYCILEEWEKAYLAIADATTKELYSVDCTCCIARLVGLFEKFGDQERSAFCRRRLLEIASE
- the purQ gene encoding phosphoribosylformylglycinamidine synthase I, with amino-acid sequence MATPKALILRAPGTNCDRETAFAFQLAGGQAERVHLNRLLDQPSLAEGFQILCLPGGFSYGDDIAAGRIVGSQIRHHLDDVLREFIDAGKLVLGICNGFQILLKSGILLPDSDDGHPPATLAWNESQRFVDRWVHLKTFGDKCVFLKDIEKMYLPVAHAEGRFAARDAAMLKSLETAGQLALRYTNAAGGEAAFPDCPNGAQLGVAGACDATGRVFGLMPHPERHLDPTHHPRWTRGEAGEVGDGLKIFQNAVQYFA
- a CDS encoding tetratricopeptide repeat protein, which produces MVDYYALAADRFRQGRSGQALHVLGRIRDQWDADGRCWELAGQIHFDLGDLSAAAAALEIAAILLPLSAAAQCRLAECYLRTQRPDLAACIYRHLATIENLDEADAVDTVRGLLRVDAIGEGVELGLLTLRRFRENHRLLMLVADGLERSGLGPQAALPMLLQAERLQPKNLHYKIAVIKRLVEAGRRLDAVRRLRVIEVESLDCVASLQRLRLLLAACGEEERAEACHARLAQIEYETVSSYRPSDEEDGDD
- a CDS encoding cupin domain-containing protein, which translates into the protein MTTEDFQIRQLADELQPPESGKQSIVLADDAITKVVLFAFAAGDGLAEHVAPLPAIIQIIKGEASLTVNEETVVGKSGTWIQMAAKTPHSVKAQTPVVMSLTLMKK
- a CDS encoding methyltransferase family protein, whose protein sequence is MPTNQTSTPDQSPQGINRRQLILRLACLPVFFALFMFLPAGTWTWPKGWLFILVLLGIILVGSLILQRVNPEVIVARRRIHKGTKPWDKILLWLYVTTTLAAVPVAALDESRYHWFPVPWWVCGIGYAVLLAGCGIVTWAEGVNKFFEITVRIQTDRGHTVIDKGPYAIIRHPGYVGAIFTAIGVALSLGSLWALIPAGVASIVLIVRTEWEDQTLQDELTGYKEYAQRVRYKQIPGVW
- a CDS encoding DUF2071 domain-containing protein, which produces MRIPTITGTIDRRILVNYRVDPDTLAKLLPSPFRPKLVHGFGMAGICLIRLKNIVPRPLPGFLGISSENAAHRFAVEWDQNGQTHQGVYIPRRDTSSRLNAFAGGRLFPGVHHHARFRVDEQEERYRLDLDSDDQKTHVAVQASIAAELPTNSIFSSLQEASDFFESGCVGYSDAAQTNEYDGLELRSFNWEVQPLKIERVESSYFEDQNLFPMGSIELDSALLMRGIQHEWIGRESLKSDPAVDCMTLP
- a CDS encoding GNAT family N-acetyltransferase, with translation MILQTERLVLRGWNDADLAHFAELNADPLVMEFFPALLSRVESDAMAMRMQRHLDQYGWGLWAVEVRETGLFAGFIGLAEPKFQADFTPCVEIGWRLGTPFWRKGYATEGAAAVLAFGFGELGLGEIVSFTTESNWRSRRVMERIGMTRDPTGDFDHPSLPGESHLRRHVLYRKAANRI
- a CDS encoding L-serine ammonia-lyase encodes the protein MISVFELFTIGIGPSSSHSVGPMRAAHRFLADLAAAGQMEKVARVQAELYGSLALTGIGHGTDKAVLVGLEGETPEAVDPESIVPTAERIESTSKLNLAGQREIPFDCETDLLFHRRKSLPAHPNGLKFTAYDAAGAILQETAYYSIGGGFVVSEEELAKGPQPDAVKFPYPFEKAADLLRISQETGLPFSGIMLENEKSLRSEAEVREGLKKIWEAMQACVEKGLSTDGVLPGGLKIKRRAHAITKELMKRYGGANDPLSVLDWVNAFAMAVNEENAAGGRVVTAPTNGAAGIIPAVLHYYARFCPQANEDGIIRFLLTAGAIAVLYKKNASISGAEVGCQGEVGVACSMAAAALTEVLGGTPQQVEQAAEIGMEHNLGLTCDPIGGLVQAPCIERNAMGATKAINASRLALRGDGTHHVSLDRVINVMRRTGADMSKKYKETSRGGLAVNWTEC